Proteins encoded within one genomic window of Oryza brachyantha chromosome 7, ObraRS2, whole genome shotgun sequence:
- the LOC102720620 gene encoding uncharacterized protein LOC102720620 codes for MVAWQPNAKFHLYPCTIVKGRFSPHRIFISLLACLSSSSLHLPVALISSAVVERCHRCENEWYRVWIEGFMAPPECPPWLDPHTAFRINVRISPYTAKLDDGSNLAMDGQEDNWWVNGVVSMDRLVEDLKSQTIWGSQQKPIFYGTDHRTSCTIAISSNLVLMSQFSERFDSKVLSLSVKIVDKASSSLDDAPVNTAIIHVDGGSIVQDTPDCAEFVATSPGAGPCGADPSIAAIPKGIPIGDINWDELSIQPLTIEGGTCHVAFNEDEMFELLGLGACDGGVEATATEATSNQHLVDLEKEMNDAAIPVSDDVEVEPNRDWDRDDPDMSVDTIYPNMPEFRMAIRQYAINEEFELGIEKSDPTRFRGFCCANGCPWGIVAKTQHDKTVRV; via the exons ATGGTTGCATGGCAGCCCAATGCGAAATTCCATCTCTATCCTTGCACGATTGTAAAAGGGAGATTCAGCCCGCACAGGATTTTCATTTCACTCCTGGCTTGCCTCTCTAGTTCGTCTCTCCATCTCCCTGTAGCTTTGATTTCATCAGCAGTAGTGGAACGATGTCACCGATGTGAG AACGAATGGTATAGGGTTTGGATTGAGGGATTCATGGCACCACCCGAATGCCCGCCATG GCTTGATCCTCATACTGCATTTAGAATAAATGTTAGAATCTCCCCGTACACCGCTAAATTGGACGATGGTTCTAATTTGGCAATGGATGGGCAAGAGGATAACTGGTGGGTGAATGGTGTAGTTAGCATGGACCGTTTGGTGGAGGATTTAAAGAGTCAAACCATTTGGGGTAGCCAGCAAAAGCCTATTTTCTATGGAACTGACCATCGAACTAGCTGCACAATTGCTATTTCAAGCAATTTGGTATTAATGTCTCAGTTTTCAGAGAGATTTGATAGCAAAGTGCTTTCTTTATCTGTTAAGATAGTGGACAAAGCATCCTCCTCTTTAGATGATGCTCCTGTCAATACTGCTATTATCCATGTTGATGGTGGTTCTATAGTTCAAGATACTCCTGATTGTGCTGAATTTGTTGCTACAAGTCCTGGTGCTGGCCCTTGTGGTGCTGATCCTTCTATAGCTGCTATCCCTAAGGGTATTCCTATTGGTGATATTAACTGGGATGAACTAAGCATCCAACCATTGACAATTGAGGGTGGTACCTGTCATGTGGCTTTTAATGAGGATGAGATGTTTGAGTTGCTTGGACTAGGAGCTTGTGATGGTGGTGTAGAAGCAACAGCGACAGAAGCAACATCCAACCAACATCTAGTTGATCTAGAGAAAGAAATGAATGATGCAGCCATTCCAGTTTCTGATGATGTGGAAGTTGAACCAAACAGGGATTGGGACAGAGATGATCCTGATATGTCTGTTGATACCATTTATCCAAACATGCCAGAATTCAGAATGGCTATCAGGCAATATGCAATCAATGAGGAATTTGAGCTTGGCATAGAGAAGTCTGATCCAACCAGGTTTAGGGGATTCTGTTGTGCAAATGGATGTCCATGGGGAATTGTAGCCAAGACACAACATGATAAGACTGTCAGGGTATAA